The following proteins are encoded in a genomic region of Deltaproteobacteria bacterium:
- a CDS encoding ketoacyl-ACP synthase III — translation MPNSIITGTGSYIPTEKIANEYFLGHEFYGADGKKLERPNPIIIEKFKEI, via the coding sequence ATGCCGAATTCAATTATTACCGGAACAGGCAGCTATATTCCAACCGAAAAGATCGCTAATGAGTATTTCCTGGGTCATGAATTTTATGGAGCCGACGGGAAGAAACTGGAAAGACCGAACCCCATTATTATTGAGAAGTTCAAGGAAATAA